Proteins encoded by one window of Vampirovibrionales bacterium:
- the sufS gene encoding SufS family cysteine desulfurase yields the protein MNDTLEKTCSGTPALDIAKIRADFPILSRTFYGKPLAYLDNGATTHKPQAVIDRISYFYAHEYGTVRRGVYALSEGATDAYQHSRETIARFLNARESDEILITSGATDSINLAAWSYGMAHLEKGDIILASAMEHHANIVPWQQLCERTGAQLRVIPMNARGELMLDAYEALLAEGQVKIVAVAHVSNTLGTINPVRRLVELAHAAGAVVLVDGAQAAPHLRVDVQALDCDFYAFSGHKIYGPTGVGILYARRSLQDAMIPYRTGGDMIETVSFERVTFAEPPRRFEAGTPPIAQLVGLAAAIEYVQRQGLDAIAAYEHRLLRVATERLCAIEGLRILGEARMKASLISFVVDGAHALDLGTLLDLEGIAIRTGHHCAQPVMKAFDAAASARASFAFYNTEEEIHRFADALTQAIAVCRGDAPPPTSTGTPLS from the coding sequence ATGAATGATACTCTTGAAAAAACGTGCTCCGGCACGCCAGCGCTAGATATTGCGAAAATCCGCGCGGATTTTCCGATTCTCAGTCGCACGTTTTATGGCAAGCCCTTGGCTTACCTCGACAACGGGGCGACAACGCACAAACCGCAAGCGGTCATTGATCGCATCAGCTATTTTTACGCACACGAGTACGGCACGGTTCGCCGAGGCGTCTATGCGCTCAGCGAAGGAGCCACGGACGCCTATCAGCACTCTCGCGAGACGATCGCGCGCTTTCTGAATGCCCGCGAGTCGGATGAAATCCTGATAACCAGCGGCGCGACCGATTCTATTAATCTGGCCGCCTGGAGCTACGGCATGGCGCATCTCGAAAAAGGCGACATAATTCTGGCCTCCGCCATGGAGCATCATGCCAATATCGTGCCATGGCAGCAGCTTTGCGAGCGTACTGGCGCCCAATTGCGGGTTATTCCGATGAATGCGCGCGGCGAATTAATGCTGGATGCGTACGAAGCCTTGCTGGCCGAAGGTCAGGTCAAGATTGTTGCTGTCGCCCATGTCTCCAACACATTAGGGACGATTAATCCTGTACGTCGGCTCGTGGAGCTCGCCCACGCCGCCGGGGCCGTCGTATTGGTGGATGGCGCGCAGGCGGCGCCCCATTTGCGGGTTGACGTTCAGGCGCTCGACTGCGATTTTTACGCCTTTTCCGGGCATAAGATTTACGGCCCCACTGGCGTAGGGATTCTTTACGCCCGCCGCAGCCTCCAAGACGCCATGATTCCGTATCGCACCGGCGGCGATATGATCGAAACTGTTTCGTTTGAACGCGTCACGTTCGCAGAGCCTCCCCGCCGATTCGAGGCAGGTACGCCGCCGATTGCCCAACTGGTTGGATTGGCCGCTGCTATTGAGTATGTGCAGAGGCAGGGACTCGACGCAATCGCCGCTTACGAACATCGCCTGTTGAGAGTTGCTACGGAGAGGCTTTGCGCCATCGAAGGCCTTCGGATTCTGGGCGAGGCGCGGATGAAAGCCAGCCTGATTTCGTTTGTCGTAGACGGCGCGCACGCGTTGGATCTGGGTACGCTACTTGATTTGGAAGGCATCGCAATTCGCACAGGACATCACTGCGCTCAGCCCGTCATGAAGGCGTTTGACGCGGCTGCTTCAGCGCGCGCCTCCTTTGCGTTTTATAATACCGAAGAGGAAATTCATCGCTTCGCTGACGCGTTAACTCAAGCGATTGCCGTCTGTCGCGGCGACGCTCCGCCGCCTACCTCAACCGGAACGCCGTTATCATGA
- a CDS encoding SufE family protein, which produces MPAPPADASLPTDALQEAIVAEFSALESWDARYRHLIELGRRLPAFPQTLHDDNHLVRGCQSQVWMHVTLSDQGYIQLIADSDALIVRGLVALLLRIYSDQTPETILATRPTFIERIEMSRHISMQRANGLAAMIKQIQLYALAFQLQRAQQGS; this is translated from the coding sequence ATGCCCGCCCCCCCCGCCGATGCTTCTCTTCCCACCGATGCGCTGCAAGAGGCCATTGTGGCCGAATTCAGCGCGCTGGAATCGTGGGATGCCCGTTACCGTCATCTTATTGAGCTCGGACGACGCCTCCCCGCCTTCCCGCAGACGCTTCACGATGACAATCATCTGGTCCGCGGCTGTCAGTCGCAGGTCTGGATGCATGTAACGCTGAGCGATCAGGGTTACATACAACTGATCGCCGATAGTGACGCCCTGATTGTGCGCGGTCTGGTCGCCTTATTGCTACGCATTTACTCGGATCAGACGCCCGAAACGATTCTGGCGACCCGACCTACGTTTATCGAGCGCATCGAAATGAGTCGTCATATCTCCATGCAGCGCGCCAACGGCCTTGCCGCAATGATCAAACAGATTCAGCTGTATGCCCTGGCTTTTCAGTTGCAACGCGCCCAGCAGGGAAGCTGA
- a CDS encoding serine/threonine-protein phosphatase produces the protein MPETTETLNEEILSRSRQVEKDLYVARQLQQSLLPPELTPTPPELRAALEAAGLDFQISKCHYQSERFRVSGLYVPCDSLGGDFYDFMKFADSDIGVTVADVSGHGVPAAFITAIFKASFYRMIHGAQTPGDLLYQLNNELSGIIKTGDYITGVYARVDEANGALTYSGAGHPYPFVYRAATGAIERLSENGPPLVWFRDMEYPVGRITMAPGDKTLIFSDGLSEMKNAKRELFGEEALEALFLEHASKPSSLLLDSMLMALSDFTEGHPLEDDLSVALIEAI, from the coding sequence ATGCCTGAAACGACCGAAACGTTAAACGAAGAGATTTTGAGTCGTAGTCGACAAGTTGAAAAAGATCTGTACGTGGCGCGACAGCTTCAACAAAGCTTGTTGCCGCCGGAACTCACGCCGACGCCACCGGAGTTGCGCGCTGCGCTGGAGGCGGCCGGGCTGGATTTCCAGATCAGCAAGTGTCACTACCAGAGCGAGCGCTTTCGCGTCTCAGGGCTTTACGTACCCTGTGATTCGCTGGGCGGGGATTTCTACGACTTTATGAAGTTTGCGGACAGCGATATTGGCGTTACAGTCGCCGATGTGTCGGGCCATGGCGTGCCTGCTGCCTTTATTACGGCGATCTTCAAGGCCAGCTTTTACCGGATGATTCATGGCGCTCAAACGCCAGGCGATTTGCTCTATCAGCTAAACAACGAACTGTCCGGCATTATTAAAACCGGCGATTATATTACCGGCGTCTATGCGCGGGTGGATGAGGCCAATGGCGCGCTCACCTATAGCGGCGCCGGTCATCCATATCCCTTTGTCTATCGCGCGGCGACAGGCGCTATCGAGCGCTTGTCTGAGAACGGTCCCCCTTTGGTGTGGTTCCGGGATATGGAATACCCGGTGGGCCGCATTACGATGGCCCCCGGTGATAAGACGCTGATTTTCTCAGACGGTTTATCTGAGATGAAAAACGCCAAGCGGGAATTGTTTGGCGAAGAGGCGCTCGAAGCCCTCTTTCTTGAACACGCCTCCAAGCCGTCGAGTCTACTCCTCGATTCGATGCTGATGGCGTTGTCCGACTTCACCGAAGGCCATCCGCTGGAAGACGACTTGAGCGTGGCCCTGATCGAAGCGATCTAA
- a CDS encoding class I SAM-dependent methyltransferase: MAVKNLMINAVRAVARCAGLEISRALPLDIEPEAIALLRQAKPYTMTSMVSLYSLYQAVGYVVRNAIPGALVECGVWRGGSAMAMALTLLRLGIRDRDLYLFDTFEGMTEPGEQDVSKTGESAYRHWQARQRHDGVNEWCLASLEDVRRTMAASGYPIERIHLIRGRVEETLPSQAPEQIALLRLDTDWYESTRHELMHLYPRLSGGGALIIDDYGEWRGARQAVDEYLQAQNAPLLLHRIDHTGRIALKPLGVARTQETACHA, from the coding sequence ATGGCCGTTAAAAACCTGATGATCAACGCAGTGCGCGCGGTCGCCCGATGCGCGGGCCTTGAAATTTCTCGCGCGCTTCCGCTGGACATCGAGCCTGAGGCGATCGCCCTCCTTCGACAAGCCAAGCCTTATACCATGACCTCCATGGTTAGCCTGTATAGCCTGTATCAGGCGGTCGGTTACGTGGTTCGAAACGCGATTCCCGGCGCACTGGTCGAATGCGGCGTATGGCGCGGGGGCAGCGCAATGGCCATGGCGCTGACGTTGCTACGGCTTGGCATTCGCGATCGGGACTTATATCTGTTTGATACGTTTGAGGGGATGACGGAACCCGGCGAGCAGGACGTTTCTAAAACCGGAGAATCCGCTTATCGCCATTGGCAAGCGCGTCAGCGGCACGATGGCGTTAATGAATGGTGCCTTGCGTCTCTGGAAGACGTTCGGCGTACGATGGCAGCAAGCGGTTACCCGATCGAGCGGATTCATCTGATTCGCGGTCGGGTGGAAGAGACGCTTCCGTCCCAAGCGCCTGAGCAAATCGCCCTCCTTCGGCTCGATACCGACTGGTATGAGTCGACGCGTCACGAACTGATGCATTTATACCCGCGCCTCTCCGGCGGTGGCGCGCTGATTATCGACGATTACGGTGAATGGCGCGGCGCGCGTCAGGCGGTAGATGAGTATTTGCAAGCGCAAAACGCTCCCTTACTGCTGCACCGCATCGATCATACCGGACGCATCGCCCTTAAGCCGCTTGGTGTTGCGCGCACTCAGGAGACCGCCTGTCATGCCTGA
- a CDS encoding glycosyltransferase family 9 protein produces the protein MMQFAHQLIQKQAVRRHSDAETRIETGPQRIGFIHTGWLGDHFLFSPVIRAVRAVFPKAHLTLFTTRRYETVQAVLTGLDEVVFIDAPRRQTALSLWRLLTSARLDALLVNYEFELPAKALSLAMAFSGIPHRIGCSRNWLRRLALNAPLQNRLDEQNVYLCDVFYELAQTLFARMGATPPADGVKAFRHAPQACIPTFVRSPQAGYSPRLLIHPGTSAGSKTQNWPKSWPPEHWAEFIRQFLKRYPRGSVCLTGGPDDREEVARIEQALTAYPDVARERFINLFGQVTSVADLAALMQTCDVFAGCDSFAMHLALYAGLPMVAIFGMTSEKRFLPHPSDSPVPFRIAARDELTCRPCLCITREEACERPICLQTPVSTVLGHIEALVQDAQQAVSA, from the coding sequence ATGATGCAATTCGCACATCAACTGATACAAAAACAAGCCGTCCGCCGACACAGCGACGCGGAAACCCGCATCGAGACAGGCCCTCAGCGGATCGGCTTTATTCATACAGGCTGGCTGGGCGACCATTTTCTATTTTCGCCCGTTATTCGGGCGGTGCGTGCGGTATTCCCCAAAGCACATTTAACCCTTTTTACAACCCGTCGTTACGAGACCGTCCAAGCGGTGTTAACAGGTCTGGATGAAGTCGTCTTCATCGACGCGCCTCGCCGCCAAACAGCGCTCTCTCTATGGCGTCTCCTCACCAGCGCGCGACTTGATGCGTTACTGGTGAACTACGAATTCGAGTTGCCTGCCAAGGCGCTCTCATTGGCCATGGCGTTTTCTGGAATCCCGCATCGTATTGGATGCTCACGCAATTGGTTGCGACGCCTCGCGCTAAACGCGCCGCTGCAAAACCGACTGGACGAGCAGAACGTCTACCTGTGCGACGTCTTCTATGAATTGGCGCAAACCTTGTTCGCGCGTATGGGAGCTACGCCGCCAGCGGACGGCGTCAAGGCATTTCGCCACGCCCCCCAAGCCTGTATTCCTACGTTTGTTCGCTCGCCACAGGCGGGATACTCTCCCCGACTGCTGATTCATCCCGGCACAAGCGCGGGCAGCAAGACTCAGAATTGGCCGAAATCATGGCCTCCTGAGCATTGGGCAGAATTCATCCGACAATTTCTCAAGCGCTATCCGCGTGGCAGCGTCTGCTTAACCGGCGGACCCGATGACCGTGAAGAGGTCGCGCGCATTGAACAAGCGCTCACCGCTTACCCAGACGTTGCGCGCGAGCGTTTCATCAATCTATTTGGACAAGTCACCTCGGTCGCCGATTTAGCCGCACTAATGCAAACCTGCGACGTTTTTGCAGGTTGCGATTCGTTTGCGATGCATCTTGCGCTCTATGCCGGGCTGCCCATGGTCGCTATTTTCGGGATGACCAGCGAAAAGCGATTTCTTCCCCATCCCAGCGATTCTCCAGTCCCGTTCAGGATAGCCGCCCGAGACGAGTTAACCTGCAGGCCCTGTCTGTGTATTACGCGGGAAGAAGCATGTGAGCGCCCTATTTGTCTGCAGACGCCTGTTTCAACTGTTCTGGGACATATAGAAGCGCTCGTACAAGACGCTCAACAAGCCGTTTCGGCATAA
- a CDS encoding tyrosine-type recombinase/integrase, translating to MISKNEEKIQIFDQSGEKVGRRSSRTVKKLGSPSNTPKVKCLGDIDQILGKIRDLSLHYLSVRQVAEILGNDKKTIVDLCQKRLIMAEEIPYGTKTTYKIPTHAVIMFLESQKSLSDTVKKQIDDHTPFVPGWIEAMENGMIPGMKGSCTEHTIENYVPRVKKYLQSYPALSYQDVKTHLKTFQDRTSNKVQQYRALNSFTRYLFSEDALDERNFEKLTGKDLRPQGNPTPKRLRVAYEDYRVMILKGYSSLTDRVILHILFHTGMRASEFCAIKVEHLNLEKRELFIPKAKGHKQRLLGLNRVACAAFAKYLKHSPKEIGELLFLDNLDQQMVHNGLHARVKRMAKNAGLDKTKITPHAFRRSFGTFNLQKGRSVKSVQLALGHSKPSITLEIYDTTTQQEVANMMKSW from the coding sequence ATGATAAGCAAAAATGAGGAAAAAATACAGATTTTTGACCAAAGTGGGGAGAAAGTAGGGAGGAGGTCTTCCCGAACGGTGAAAAAACTGGGGAGTCCTTCTAATACCCCCAAAGTCAAGTGTCTAGGCGATATTGACCAGATTCTGGGGAAAATAAGGGATCTTTCTCTCCACTATCTATCAGTTAGGCAGGTTGCTGAAATTTTGGGGAATGACAAAAAAACAATTGTGGATTTATGCCAAAAACGCCTGATTATGGCTGAAGAGATTCCCTATGGCACCAAGACAACCTATAAAATACCGACTCATGCCGTCATCATGTTCCTGGAAAGCCAGAAATCACTTTCGGATACGGTAAAAAAACAGATAGATGACCATACACCCTTTGTCCCCGGATGGATTGAGGCAATGGAAAACGGCATGATTCCTGGGATGAAGGGGTCTTGCACTGAACATACCATTGAGAACTATGTCCCAAGGGTTAAGAAATATTTACAGTCCTACCCGGCATTGAGCTATCAGGACGTAAAAACACATCTCAAGACGTTCCAGGATAGAACCTCCAATAAAGTCCAACAGTATCGGGCTTTAAACTCCTTCACTAGGTATCTGTTCAGTGAAGATGCCTTGGATGAGCGGAACTTTGAGAAACTAACCGGGAAAGACCTAAGACCCCAGGGCAATCCAACCCCGAAACGCCTCCGGGTTGCTTACGAAGACTATCGGGTAATGATTCTCAAAGGATATAGCTCACTGACAGACCGGGTAATTCTGCATATCCTGTTCCATACCGGAATGAGGGCCAGCGAGTTTTGTGCCATCAAGGTAGAACATCTGAATCTCGAAAAACGGGAACTATTCATTCCCAAGGCAAAAGGTCACAAGCAACGGTTACTGGGGTTGAACCGGGTAGCCTGTGCCGCCTTTGCCAAGTATCTGAAGCATTCCCCTAAAGAGATTGGGGAACTCCTCTTTCTGGACAATCTCGATCAGCAAATGGTTCATAACGGTTTGCATGCCAGAGTCAAGCGGATGGCCAAGAATGCCGGACTAGACAAGACTAAAATCACGCCTCATGCCTTTCGTCGCTCTTTTGGAACGTTCAACCTGCAAAAGGGCCGCAGTGTGAAGTCGGTTCAACTGGCGCTGGGACATTCCAAACCCTCGATTACCCTGGAAATCTATGACACCACGACCCAACAGGAGGTCGCTAATATGATGAAAAGTTGGTAA
- a CDS encoding tyrosine-type recombinase/integrase, protein MFNFKKHHDYLEQWQRAMATGLMTGRPFSEETRKSYVSYVTKFLDIYGKVSYENLSDHLGSMPVHQFCKKNQIHQAVISFSKVLIAEKALPSSFLDKARKIKPRRHIPPKRLTVKPEDLVPLIKCCKNPLDRLIIILLASTGLRVSEACSLMVGDVDFESRKIHVRKGKWGKERRVGITDGLIIALQEYLQQWRKGVAPKSSPLLLNGSGRPLKRNGLYRRLKKLERRVDVEITPHALRRAFVTINVANGIPLVYLQIACGHSDITTTRSYCQTTEDEVIEAMNTRFTNFSSY, encoded by the coding sequence ATGTTCAACTTCAAGAAACATCACGACTACCTGGAGCAATGGCAGAGAGCGATGGCGACCGGCTTGATGACCGGTCGTCCTTTTAGTGAGGAAACCCGAAAGAGCTACGTGTCCTACGTGACTAAGTTCCTGGACATCTATGGCAAGGTCTCCTATGAAAACCTGAGTGACCACCTCGGTTCCATGCCTGTCCACCAGTTCTGCAAGAAGAACCAGATCCACCAAGCTGTTATCAGCTTTTCCAAGGTTCTGATTGCCGAAAAGGCTTTGCCCTCATCGTTTTTGGACAAGGCCAGGAAGATCAAGCCGAGGCGGCACATCCCGCCCAAACGCCTTACCGTGAAACCGGAAGACCTGGTTCCCCTGATTAAGTGCTGTAAGAACCCCCTGGATCGCCTGATAATAATCCTTCTGGCATCCACTGGACTCCGAGTATCTGAAGCCTGTTCACTCATGGTGGGGGACGTTGACTTTGAGTCCAGAAAAATCCACGTCCGAAAGGGAAAATGGGGTAAGGAAAGACGGGTCGGGATTACAGATGGGCTGATCATCGCCTTGCAAGAATACTTGCAACAGTGGCGAAAAGGGGTTGCTCCCAAGTCATCTCCACTGCTTTTGAATGGCTCAGGGCGGCCTCTGAAACGCAATGGGCTTTACAGGCGGCTTAAAAAATTAGAGCGTAGGGTTGATGTTGAAATCACTCCCCACGCTCTAAGACGGGCCTTTGTCACGATTAACGTGGCAAACGGTATTCCTTTGGTTTACCTTCAAATCGCTTGCGGCCATTCAGACATCACGACAACCCGATCCTATTGCCAGACAACGGAGGATGAGGTTATCGAGGCCATGAACACTCGCTTTACCAACTTTTCATCATATTAG
- a CDS encoding ribbon-helix-helix protein, CopG family, with amino-acid sequence MSNRRKNENLVRVTFNLEKDVYAEFEVMAEEEQLSAAWLIRKAMREFLEHHSTQNRRTKA; translated from the coding sequence ATGTCAAATCGTCGTAAGAACGAAAATTTGGTGCGTGTAACCTTCAACCTAGAGAAGGATGTCTACGCAGAATTTGAAGTGATGGCGGAAGAGGAGCAACTTTCGGCTGCTTGGCTGATCAGGAAGGCAATGCGGGAGTTTTTGGAGCATCATTCGACACAGAACCGGAGAACCAAGGCATGA
- a CDS encoding DEAD/DEAH box helicase family protein, translating to MTATGTAQTPEPSIAAYTPYQSQYLAHLLTLEGNIEDTISRTIKSARVDMNPHQVEAALFALHSPVSKGVLLADEVGLGKTIEAALVISEYWAQRKRHILLIAPASLRKQWNQELLEKFSLPSVVLDAGRFNAEKKAGRIAPFDRTDAIVITSYEFAARKADDLKSIKWDLIVFDEAHKLRNVYKKDGAQRARTLRETFLDKNKILLTATPLQNSLMELYGLVSVIDQHFFGSEDAFKVQYVGARSGRQNFPVLKKRLEMICKRTLRKQVQEAGLIPFTNRYPLTEDFTPSNEEQRLYDEVSAYLQRTDTKAIGENGRHLVALVIRKILASSSIAIAETLRRMVDRLERSLAVDVSTVDDYEALDDTVDELEIDTDDHDVSVDKEKLTKEIQDLKDMQALAMAIKNNAKADALLKTLPAALGEVEKRGGQRKAVIFTESRRTQDYLKTLLTEQGYDGQIVMMNGSNSDPDSQAIYRAWLEKHKGTEIATGSKTADMKQAVVEAFRDNATILLATESGAEGINLQFCSLVINYDLPWNPQRVEQRIGRCHRYGQKQDVCVVNFVNTRNRADQRVYQLLAEKFHLFEGVFGASDEVLGEIERGVDIEQRIFSIYQNCRTEADIEQAFDELQAKKRDEIEQMDEQARRALLASVDSSVVDKLRWRNEDTASRLSAYEESLMRFTRAELPDAEFLNTKRFVYQGETYSIEWPEADEHGWHFYRIKEGEFAEELLNRAKVRKLPPVTLRFSYEGFDGNGQLSDLRPLRGKAGWLNVTKLTLGSEVTRTEHLVLTALTDDGQALETESCSRLLNLPANQGSGSLDGIPTAELEEIQARLVAARTTEAEVQNRQLFEEESEKLEAWADDVIESYEAEIRTMGKEIRQAQKAVRTCATLDEKVQQQRHVKKLQGDRRKLSMEFYEKQEEIEREQQSLLDRIEASLRLTPQLEPLFIIRWELH from the coding sequence ATGACGGCTACAGGAACAGCACAAACGCCGGAACCTTCGATAGCGGCTTATACTCCCTACCAGAGCCAGTATCTGGCTCACTTGCTCACGCTGGAGGGGAATATAGAGGATACGATTTCTAGGACTATCAAGAGCGCACGGGTCGATATGAACCCGCACCAAGTGGAGGCTGCTCTATTTGCCCTCCATTCACCGGTTTCAAAGGGTGTACTTTTGGCGGATGAAGTCGGCCTGGGTAAAACAATCGAGGCGGCTCTGGTCATTTCAGAATATTGGGCACAACGTAAGCGACATATTCTATTGATCGCTCCGGCTTCTCTACGCAAGCAGTGGAATCAAGAGTTGCTGGAGAAATTCAGCCTCCCTTCCGTTGTTCTGGATGCCGGTCGTTTCAACGCTGAGAAAAAAGCTGGCCGCATTGCTCCGTTTGATCGAACCGATGCAATCGTTATCACTTCGTATGAGTTTGCAGCCAGAAAGGCTGATGATCTGAAATCCATTAAGTGGGATTTGATTGTCTTCGACGAAGCTCACAAGCTGAGAAATGTCTATAAAAAAGATGGCGCACAACGTGCCCGAACGCTACGGGAGACTTTCCTAGACAAGAACAAAATTTTGCTGACGGCCACGCCATTACAAAATTCTCTGATGGAGCTTTACGGATTGGTGTCTGTCATCGATCAACATTTCTTTGGGAGCGAAGACGCTTTCAAGGTTCAGTATGTTGGTGCCCGTAGCGGACGGCAGAATTTTCCTGTTCTGAAAAAACGCTTGGAGATGATCTGTAAACGTACCTTGCGTAAGCAGGTTCAGGAAGCGGGATTGATACCGTTCACCAATCGCTATCCGTTGACGGAGGACTTTACCCCCTCCAATGAAGAACAACGCCTTTACGATGAAGTTTCAGCCTATCTTCAGCGCACGGACACCAAGGCTATCGGTGAAAATGGACGCCACTTGGTCGCGCTCGTTATCCGAAAGATCCTGGCGTCTTCTTCCATTGCTATTGCTGAGACCCTACGCCGGATGGTTGATCGCTTAGAGCGTTCATTAGCAGTTGATGTCTCTACCGTTGACGATTATGAGGCGTTAGATGACACGGTAGATGAATTGGAAATTGATACAGACGATCATGATGTCTCGGTTGATAAGGAGAAGCTGACCAAGGAGATCCAAGACTTAAAGGATATGCAAGCTTTGGCGATGGCGATTAAAAATAACGCCAAGGCGGATGCCCTTCTCAAGACTCTACCCGCTGCTTTGGGAGAAGTCGAGAAGCGTGGTGGACAGCGTAAAGCTGTGATTTTCACCGAATCCAGACGAACCCAGGATTATCTGAAAACACTGCTAACTGAACAGGGCTATGACGGGCAAATCGTTATGATGAACGGTTCCAACTCAGACCCGGACAGTCAGGCGATTTATCGAGCATGGCTGGAAAAGCACAAGGGCACAGAGATCGCCACTGGTTCCAAGACGGCGGATATGAAACAAGCTGTTGTCGAAGCTTTCCGAGATAACGCCACCATCCTGCTTGCCACCGAATCCGGGGCTGAGGGCATAAACCTACAATTCTGCTCCCTGGTGATCAACTACGACCTGCCCTGGAACCCGCAACGGGTCGAACAACGAATTGGCCGATGCCATCGTTATGGTCAAAAACAGGATGTCTGCGTGGTCAATTTTGTAAATACTCGGAATCGTGCAGATCAACGGGTTTACCAATTGTTGGCCGAAAAATTCCACCTCTTCGAGGGTGTGTTTGGTGCCTCCGATGAGGTGCTGGGCGAAATCGAGCGCGGCGTTGATATCGAGCAACGCATTTTTTCCATTTATCAAAACTGCCGGACAGAGGCCGATATCGAGCAAGCTTTCGATGAGTTACAGGCTAAAAAGCGTGACGAGATCGAACAGATGGACGAACAAGCCAGAAGGGCCTTGCTGGCTAGTGTGGATAGCAGCGTGGTGGACAAGTTACGTTGGCGTAATGAGGATACCGCTTCACGTCTAAGCGCCTATGAAGAAAGCCTGATGCGTTTCACACGGGCGGAATTACCTGATGCAGAGTTCCTCAACACCAAGCGTTTCGTGTATCAGGGCGAAACTTACAGCATCGAATGGCCGGAAGCCGATGAGCATGGCTGGCATTTCTACCGTATCAAAGAAGGGGAATTTGCTGAAGAATTACTGAACCGGGCCAAGGTACGGAAATTACCGCCAGTTACTCTTCGGTTTTCCTATGAAGGTTTTGATGGCAACGGACAACTGAGTGATCTACGGCCTCTACGGGGTAAGGCTGGATGGTTGAACGTAACCAAACTAACATTGGGGAGTGAAGTCACCCGTACAGAACATTTGGTACTTACTGCTTTGACAGATGACGGTCAGGCTCTGGAGACAGAGAGTTGTAGCCGTCTATTGAATCTCCCGGCAAACCAAGGAAGCGGTAGCCTGGATGGAATACCTACCGCCGAATTAGAGGAGATACAGGCTCGGCTTGTTGCGGCACGAACAACCGAGGCCGAGGTACAAAACCGTCAATTGTTCGAGGAGGAAAGCGAGAAGCTGGAAGCCTGGGCGGATGATGTGATTGAAAGCTACGAAGCCGAGATTAGGACAATGGGTAAAGAAATCCGTCAGGCACAAAAGGCCGTTCGGACTTGCGCTACGCTGGATGAAAAAGTTCAGCAGCAACGCCATGTGAAGAAGCTGCAAGGAGATCGACGAAAACTGTCGATGGAATTTTATGAGAAACAGGAAGAGATCGAGCGGGAGCAACAGTCTTTGCTTGACCGCATTGAAGCCAGTCTGCGCCTGACTCCCCAATTAGAACCGCTTTTCATAATCCGATGGGAATTGCATTGA
- a CDS encoding abortive infection family protein — protein MRLIINQALDFWTQDFDTEAAAVYLDGFLRRDGFQVSLKKRYIRMNGNEAEYEDYYEVESLNMPTLHTISLISLDKEYITEHIEKARTKIDAGDCAGAITSAYTLVEGFLKELLKQTQTSYRRDEGDIRELYKLVSEPLNLNPKGENLESYLKNILQGLKSQISGLYELANKASDRHARRYNPARHHAKLAVNAAFCLCEFLLDSYNYQRERAERKQAL, from the coding sequence ATACGGTTAATCATTAACCAAGCACTGGACTTCTGGACTCAGGATTTTGATACTGAGGCAGCCGCTGTTTATCTCGACGGGTTTTTGAGACGCGATGGATTTCAGGTTTCCTTAAAGAAACGCTATATCCGAATGAATGGTAACGAGGCAGAATACGAGGATTATTATGAGGTAGAGTCCTTGAATATGCCTACCTTACACACGATATCGTTGATAAGCCTTGATAAGGAATACATCACCGAACATATTGAAAAAGCGAGAACCAAAATTGACGCAGGAGATTGTGCCGGTGCCATTACCAGCGCCTATACATTGGTGGAAGGCTTCCTGAAAGAACTTCTGAAACAAACCCAGACCTCTTATAGGCGGGATGAAGGGGATATTCGGGAACTCTACAAGCTGGTTTCTGAACCTTTGAACCTGAACCCCAAGGGGGAGAATCTGGAAAGTTACCTGAAAAATATCCTCCAGGGGTTGAAAAGCCAGATTTCAGGTCTTTATGAACTGGCGAATAAAGCCAGTGATCGTCATGCCCGGCGGTATAATCCGGCACGGCACCATGCCAAGCTGGCTGTGAATGCCGCATTTTGTCTATGTGAATTTCTCCTGGATTCTTACAACTATCAGCGTGAACGCGCAGAACGGAAACAAGCTTTATGA